The following DNA comes from Thunnus thynnus chromosome 3, fThuThy2.1, whole genome shotgun sequence.
tactttctactccactacatttatttgacagctttagttacttttcagatgaagatttgatacaattgataatataacaagcttttacaatacaacacattattaaagatgaaaccagtggtttccaacctttttggcttttgacatcttacaaaaagcagtgtgtagtcggggtcacatttcacatgtctatcagttgttaacagctccaccaaatagtgatttttccctctaaacttctcacatagtttcatttcaatgaatgttcaaatgatccaatatttcaccaaaaatcaaagattacaGATAAAGTCCAAAAGACTAAAACAGATTTCTGTaccagaactttgttttttcttctttcctattcaattaatcatctcacgatcactcagatttatctggtggccctttggaggggcccaacccctaggttgggaaccactggactaaacttgctaactgtatataaagtagttcaaactacctccacctccagcagctacaacagtaacatgctgctctaacactgatgcttcagtattaataatctaatgttgtcatatataataatatatcagtcagtgGGAcgaaatgagtacttttactttaataatttAAGTACGTTTTGCTGCAAATACttttactgtacttttacttaaaaaggGTTTTTCATGAAGGACTTTTGCTTGTAAggagtattttttcattgttgtattggtacttttacttaagtaaaggatctaagtaccttttccaccactggaagtacttatactttacttgagtatttgcGTGTTATGTCTACTACACAAAATTTCAGAGacaaatgtactttttactccactgacAGCTACAGACAccagttactttgcagattaagattttcatacaaaacatatcATCTTCAACTTCTGCCTTCTTATAGATTATAAAACCCCAAAGTGCTGCtatcaataataatattcaaTAACAGAGCTGCAGCGATAAttcgattagtcaatcaacagaaaattgatcagcaactattttgataatttatcaatcatttcagtaattttttaaagcaaaaatgcagaattttctttggtttcagcttttcaaatgtgacaatgtgcatttttttgtcttcatttgacagtaaactggaGACATCAGCGTGGCCTCTAAGAAactgtgaacacattttttcactatttttacagATAATCgcttaatcaagaaaataaacttgacattaattgataaagaaaataatcattagctgcagcactATTcaataatatgatatataataatatatcagtctaAAGGGGGCATTCTGCATAATAGgttcttttacttttgatacttaaagttCATTTTGATGATAATACTTGTGCACTTTTACGTAAATAAgattcttccaccactgtcagCAGCTATTTGTTTCTTATCAGTTTTGTTCTTGAAGACGCAGCTTGTTCATGAGACACTAGAGGTTCAGAGGAATGTTGAAAACACGTGTTAATTGGCTTGTTAGACTTGTTAAGTTGTTCTGTTTGAAATTTGTTCTTCTCTGCTCATGTTTGTAGAAATAGAACATGTTTGGGTACATCTGGCAGTACGTCTACACATCCTTCCTGAGATACTGGCTGAAGTGGCTCATCAGGCAGGTTACAGGGAAATGTGAGCTGCAGAGAATCTGCTCTGGATACAAGCCAGGAGCAACCAGGACGACAAAAGCAGGTGAAGTAAATCATCTTGAATATGTCCTATTTTTGCTGCtcactatatatattttttccactgtttGTATAAAGTGTTTCATCTGCCTCTTGTGTCCAATTGTAGAATACTCTCTCAAGTCATCAAAAAACAAGGTAAGAAAATCATACCATTGGCAACTGTCAGTTTTATGGCAGGTAAAAGGGATCATTTTGTTTCTAATAGCCAGGACAGTTTCAGTATTAGTTTAAAAGTAGCACTACTACCAGTATTTCTATTATTGTATGTTCAAGTTTCTTTAAATAgctgttaaaagacaaaacatgtttGCTTTAGTgcaatcaaacattaaaaatcttCTGAAAAGTGacaatttgcttgttttaatctgttttcatatcctttcatatcattgtttgacattgatttgtttgttttttgattttgttttttgactgtAGGTCAGAAAAAGTTGTTGGTATTTTATTAGTAccttaataaaaaagaaattaaaaaatgattaattaattgacaaattaCAAGGGCTCGTCATCATATTGTTGGTCTGTAATCAGTAATGAAGCAAGTCACTAATCAAAATGAAGCAGACATGAGTCTACATATGACTGCTGCATATGGAAAAATCTCTGTCCTGACAGTCTCTGTTAAGGTTTTGGGTCTGCCGGCGGTCTTTAGTGGGTGGACCTGAGGTGTCTAACAGAAAGTCAGAACATCATGTAGAGCTTTGAAGACTAACAGGGTTTAAACTACGTGGGCCCACAGAGAAGTGTAAAAGAAACACTTGTTCAGTACCTGTCAGGCTATAGTATGTGTGGACTCTATTAAAGACCCACCCTGTGAACTTCATCAGTCTTTATCTTTCGCTACACTTGCCAGACTCTGATGAAATGACTCTCCTTGTTATTTATGATTATAGCTTGGTAAGCATTTCCCAATCAACAGTCCATACGGTGTAGAAACAGAAGTGCCTGGTCATCTGTTTCATTGTTTCGGAGGCTGACTTTGAAAAGCAATTTTTCCACTGGGGTTGACAgcttacagtatattatatagCAGCCACTGTGCCAGTTTTCTGCCTGTCTTTACTCTCATTGCTTTCTTCCTCTGTAGGTTTTAAGAGGTGCTTTGGAAACCAGAAAGGATGATTTAGAACAATGTGTGGATCAAATTATGAAAGAGAAGAATGTCAAACCCCAGAAAAGTCCCATGTAAGGTCACTTCTTATCTGTTATTTTGCTGAGTTTGCTTGTCACCTGCAGTTctttaattttcaaataatattcaGTCCTGAGTATTTTTCTGATTTAGTGGTTTAATTATTGGTCCAATCTTCCTTCTTTTCCAGGTTCAAGGAAAGCCTACACATCTGTTTGTTGCAGATAACAGGATACAACAGCCTGTTTATATCTGTGGAAGACTTGAGAAAGGAAATCTTCAGCTCAGAGAACCAAGAACACGAGGCAATGCTGTTGAAGGTGTGTAAAGCAGTGGCTGTAAATGTTATAGCCACATGGTTACTGTTTCATAGAACTATTATATGTCCCAGCATAAATTAGTAAAATAATATGATGTAGAATGTAGTATTTTAATATTGATTTCTAATCTGAAATGTTGTACACTATGTTAGATCACATTAGTCATTGCACCTGTCAGCTGCCAGCTTTAGTACAGCAGCAATAAAGATGCGTAACTCTGGAATGATTTGTACCTTCAGCTTTGGGACCTGTTGATGCCGACAGTCAAACTGGACTCGAGGATCACCAAACAGTGGGGAGACATCGGATTCCAAGGAGATGACCCCAAGACTGACTTCAGAGGAATGGGACTGCTGGGCCTAATCAACCTTGTGTGAGTACCCAATGAATGagacacatatacagtatgataaaTTACATGGCTAATACCAGCACAGAAGCAACGTGATCACCATGGATCTAGGATCATGGAAATACCTTTTTAAACATAGCTACATTCACATTAAAGGGCAACAATGAGAAATATGTTATAAAATTTGAAGTTGATGTAAAGCTCGCAAATGTTAGTGGGAAGtattctgtaaatgttttgttgtaaCGTGTACAGATGCACAGAATTTTTataatttagtttgtttttaaatgggCTTAAATCTCTTTGGGGCATTCTTATCTCTGCTGCCGTGCGAAAAAGAAGCGTTAaactagaatttaaaaaaggagaaaaaaaaaaaaaccaaagcaacaaaaaagaagaaatgagtAGAAAATGCCACAGATACAAAGAGCTGAACAAGCAAGCCACAGAATGATGACCCTCAGACCAGCTTCCCAGCTGTGTGCGTTAATAGGAGGATAAGATACAGTAAAACCAAGCAAAACAAAGGTTATCAGatatattttcactataatAAATGCATACTCACATTAGTTGCTGTTTCACAGACTCATTGATGAGAGTGAAAGaacctcctccttttttctgtatttatgatTTGAACACATAACTAGTACATAACAACacttaaaaactgcattttggaAGACCCCATGCTCTCTATGTCTAAAAATTAAACTGGACAAATCCATTGTCAATAATTTATCTGTGTGGAGCCGTCTACATGTTGCTTTTCACCTCACAGTCTCGTAGCCTATAATGTCACATACTGTCGCTTCCCTATGAAATAAAAACCGTGTCAGAATATTGTCTTTACTCTGCTTGATGGAAAAACAGGCTCTGCAGTTATCAGTCCCCCAACTGATTAAACACTGGGGAGCCCAAAGGCTACAAAGCTTAGACAACATAGATGAAATAACAGGTGAGATGTGTGCCTTTGTCAGATCATTAGAGCATATAGCACTCACACAGATCAACTCTGACTTTATTAAGTctacaaaagataaaaaatatgaGGTTTTAGTGACATCTTAgcaattcaaataaaaaaattctCCTTAAAAAGTAACAAGTagcatgttcattttttttctcaatggTTATGATCACTCCCAGTGAATACAGGTTTACTGGTGAACACTGACCAGTAGTGTAAGTTTAGGATCAGtactgtaatgtttttgttctgtcacagttttttcagtgaaaactacaCAGAAGAGGCTCGTCAGGTGTTGTCTCATGCAAACCATCCTAAACTAGGGTAAGAGACATTCTGTTGTCAATGTTGTGTCAATAGTTGGATCTTCATAAAAATCAATGCATTATTACTGCTGCAGATCTTTTATTTCCATGTGTACACTTTTGGCACTTCATtcttattttatgttatatattCCAGGTATTCATATGCCATAGTTGGGATCAATTTGACAGAAATGGCCTACAGCCTCATGAAGAGTGGTGCTTTGAAACCGCATTTCTACAACACAGT
Coding sequences within:
- the elmod2 gene encoding ELMO domain-containing protein 2 yields the protein MFGYIWQYVYTSFLRYWLKWLIRQVTGKCELQRICSGYKPGATRTTKAEYSLKSSKNKVLRGALETRKDDLEQCVDQIMKEKNVKPQKSPMFKESLHICLLQITGYNSLFISVEDLRKEIFSSENQEHEAMLLKLWDLLMPTVKLDSRITKQWGDIGFQGDDPKTDFRGMGLLGLINLVFFSENYTEEARQVLSHANHPKLGYSYAIVGINLTEMAYSLMKSGALKPHFYNTVLGTPELQHFHQLYCYLAYEFDKFWVAEEPESIMEFNQYREKFHNIVKTHLEDPDVSLTLTDRTKN